One Leopardus geoffroyi isolate Oge1 chromosome E1, O.geoffroyi_Oge1_pat1.0, whole genome shotgun sequence genomic window, TAAGTATTCCCTGGTGTTTTCTAACTCACCGAATTTAGAAACACTACATTTTTTCGACTTTACTTACATTTCCAAGTTcccccattctttctcatttaattcGGGCGTCAAATTATTCCTTCTGCCAGAATCTCCTAATTTTCAAAACCCATCCATCTTTCCAGACTCAGATCAAatgccacctcttccaggaagtctttcCAGTTCTCCTGCgaatttctttgatatttagcTGCACTTTTCTTGTGGAAAGCTGATCTAGGAAGCGTCCAAGCGCCCGATCAACGAAAAGAGTTCACAGAATGGAAAGGGACACattcctcccagcccccagccctcagccctccCGCGGGAATCGGACAAGTGCAGTAAATCCTATTGGATCACTATCTGAATCGATAATTCTTCCCGGAAATCCCGGGCACAACTCTTTCAGATGCCCTCCCCGGTTGTAAAACAAAGGACCGGCAACTGGCAAAAGACGTCCCAAAGTCCAAGGGCAGGGAGTTGAGAGGCAGGCAGGAATCGCTCAAAGGCTGAAAAAGCACTAGCCTGAAGACGAAGACCCCACACTAAGAAGCAACCGAAAAGGCGCTTCCGCCCTCCGTCCCGCTCCACGCCTCAGTGTCGCCTGGCCCTCCGATTGGCTGCTCCTCGCACCCGCCTGACAAAGGCTGTGACCCACGTGATCCAATGGCGGCCGGAGGATTGGTTGGCCGGCGGAGGCTGTTCTGGGCTGGGAGGTCTCGCGAGCGGCAGCAAAGCTAGGCTACAAGCGGGAAGCGGGACTGAGTTGTAGCCAGGAGCTGAAAGGCCGGGTGTCTGCTGCTGTCAGTCTCCGCGGGCCGGAGCAAACCTCCCGAGACAGGGCGTAGGAGCTTGAGGAGTTCGGAGAGCGGGCTGTGGACTCGTGCCTGGGTCTTTGGTTTGAGCCCTGGCTTCGGCCTTACTCGTATTTCCCTGCAAGTACGGCCCCTCTCAGTCTTTCCTGAAGTCGGTGGGGTttggactttattattattattttgttgagaatcCATTGTATGGAAGCACCGGTTGACCTGCGCAGCGCGCGGTGGAGACCGCCATGAGGTAGAAGctaggggaggggggggggggttagacaTGCTTGTATGGTTACCTGCGTGCAGTATTGGAGGTAAGTTGGCTTTTTAAATTGTGCTGATGACTTTGTAATCTAGGAGCTTAAGTTTAGGAGGGAGGGGCGCCCAGTGACCGAATTAAACGTTCATTTATTGAGCCTCGtcctatgtaccaggcactgttacGAGTGCGATGGATGCAAAGGCCAGGAAGACACTGGCTTGGTTCTTGAGGAAGTCCGTGCCATGGGGCCGATGGCAGAGATGGAAGGAGGGGTATGTGCATGGGTAAATAAGTAGCGTGTGATGGCGTGCTGTGGTGGGGGAAAGTGCTGTGTAAGTGAGACGAGAGGATGACAGAGTTAGACACCACTTAGAGAAGGTGACGTTTGAGTAAGGTTACTATAATTAGAAGTTCTCCAGGTTGAAAGGGTTGGGGGAGGCACTCCAGATGGAGCAAAGTGTACTGAGGAAGAGAACTAGGAATGTGTGCGTGCTGTGAATGGCGGGAGCACACTTGGAGCTCCGCTCCCAAGTTTCGTGCTTTTAGACAAAGTTATTTAAGTTCTCTCAGCCTCTGTTTTCCCCGGTTTTAATGTGTACTTCACCGGTGTAGGAAGATGAACTAAAGACTCCAGCGTAGCCCCTGTAAAACAGGCACTTTGTTAGTCCCCTCGCCCCCCGCCCCTTTTTAATGGAGTTTAATTGCTGAATGGTTAACACAGACCAACAGCTGTCAATTTTTAACTAAGGAGTATCAATCTATTGACATTTATAGATGGCTGAAGGAAGCATGTGCTGTCTCCAGAATTGTTACTTAGGTACTGACAACACCATGCTGAAAGGCTGGGGAGGGTGACATTGTGATCCAAGTACTTTTCCACGTCAGTGACAACATACCACCAGAAGGTGtcatttagaataaatgaaatgcaGTCAGCTTTCTTACTCAGAAATTGATTATCCAGGTTTTGAATTACTTACACTTTGcattgcttcttcttttttttttaaacattttttttttattttttttttatttttttaatttatttttgagacagagagagacagaacatgagcagggaaggggcagagagagagggagacatagaatctgaagcaggctccaggctctgggctgtcagcacagagcctgacgcagggctcgaactcacagactctgagatcatgacctgagccaaagtcggatgctcaaccgactgagccacccaggcgccccttgcattgcttcttttatctttcctatggcctggagaaaaatgaaattaagcctCATATTTACCTGGTAGtggaaaaatgtaaatctgatcatCAAACCTCTGTTCTCTTTCCAGCTCTACTGTTAGTTAATTTGTTGTGAACCTTTGGCAAAACGTAGCCTCTCTGGATCTTGGACTTTTAAGATAGAAGATTCCAGTGTAAAGATTTTATGACTATACTTCTTCTCTTTGTTAGGAGCAGAATTATAAATCAAACTGTATATTAAATGAGCTGGAGTTTATAATGGAATGTAGTAGAAAATCTTTTCTAAAGCTTTTACTTTAGGATGATAAATCTCTTCACAGACATCCCTGAAATTTTATCATGCCTAGTGTTTgggctcattaaaaaaaaatttgggggcgcctgggtgactcagtcatttaagcatccaacccttgattttggctccagtcatgatctcacagttgctgggatggagccctgcatccgtcgggctctgcactgacagcctggagcctgcttgggattctctctccctctctcaaaaataaataaacattaaaaaaaatttttttttaatcataaatgccTCTCCACTCTCctgaatttcaaaagcaaaaaagttCCTCCAAGTTTGCATTTTTGTACAGCAGACTTGCTTAAAGCAAAACATAATGGAAaattaagtatttgttgaaagccCATGGTTGAAACTTATCTATAAagaagcctttatttttttcataggtTAACCTAAGTTTTCTTGGATGTGGAGACTGTTGGGCTGCTCTTAGGTATAGAAGGATGTGAAATGGAATGATGCGATGATGAGTGAAGTATAGTCTGACCTGGTATTGCCACTGCTTCAGTGTTGGCCTTGACCAGGGTATGATCCCTTAATCTTCTCTCTGAGCTGATTTTGGTTGTGGTTTTTCCACATTGGTATGTTTTAATCTATTTGCATACTGATTTTATTATGTATAAGAATGTTTCTTTGATATTCTTTTGAATTGCTGATACTTTGCTGTTTTCCTTCTTAGGTTGAGGTGAAAAATCTGGCTTTTGATATCTTCGTGGAGGACTACATTATTTCAATCCTGAATCTGGTTCAGTTTCCTTATTGACTTATTATgatattaaaaatgcttaattaactatggtgtttattttcataaaaccTTGCGCTCTAACAAGAACTTTTACAAATATCTATTACATTCTTCTTATGGTACACAaaagtgttaatattttctttttttttttttttttcaacgtttatttatttttgggacagagagagacagagtatgaacgggggaggggcagagagagagggagacacagaatcggaaacaggctccaggctctgagccatcagcccagagcctgacgcggggctcaaactcacggaccgcgagatcgtgacctggctgaagtcggacgcttaaccgactgcgccacccaggcgccccaagtgttaatattttcaaatccaTGGGTTAATCCATTTCAAAATTTAATCAACTTTGTGCTATCAGAGAATGTGCCTTGAATTGCTAAATGAGTGAAAATATTGGAAAACACTTATCTCAGCAGAGgcacttaaattattttcatccttCCTCTACCCATATATTTTCACCAACCTGACCATCCAGTAGCATGAATTTTACTACACAGAACTGAAGTGTTTCTGTAGTATTTCTAAGACAGGGTATTTCACACAAAGCTGAATTCTTGCTGTTGGAGTAGAGGATTTTTTTCTCCAAGTATTAGATTAGCAATaaaccccccccacacacacacaaacaagatGTCAATACAAAAATACCTCAAAGTCAAAGGTGGTCtgaatgaaaaatttaaacaccTCAGTAATCTTTAAGTTTCCACATAATCATGACAACTTGGAACAGCTCTTTGccaaaaacatttattcttaaaatttgtttcagCATTTCACAGAAACTTACTAATAGCCAGAATAATTTGTGCCCATTTTGCAGACTCTTAACAGCAAGAAGAAAGAGCTTATTAAAAGATTCTTTTGCACAAAGTTAGATCAGTATTTTAGTTCATCTCTTAATTAGATTTGCTTTCACACTGAAATCTTCAGACAATATACACTCAACCCCTACTTTTCTTTAACCAGTTTCCCTTCTGTATGGCTCATAAAGGAATCTTCTTTAAAAGTTGATAAACTATAACAGGTGTTACTTAACAAGTGGATCACAGCATATGGAAGGTGCTTTGTTCTTCTAAAGTGTTTCTAAGTATGTCTATAAAGAGCAGGTCTAGGTTTCACATTGTTTGCTAACTGATAAAATATCTTCTTCATAGGCAGATAAATGCTTCCTTTTCTCAAGAAGAAGGCTGCTACCTATTCACTACCCACTTTATGAGGTCTAACTTGGGTTTTTCCTGAGAGCTTCTATACCTCTTGTTCTTCAAGGAAAAGCTTCTGTACTAACTATCCCCTTTTATCCACTTCTTGTACATTGACCTTCATGTCTCCTGTCAGTCCTGATTCTCATTTTAACCAGCTTGGTAAACTCTAAGTAGGAATCTAGAGAGCAAGTTAAAAGGTTAAGATCAATGGATACATCTTTGTAAAGAAATCCATatacggttgacccttgaacaacacaaattTGAACTGTGTAGGTCTACTTATATTCGGATTtcttacagtacagtactgtaaaaagtacagtataaaatttttttaaacttttattcattcctcagagacagcatgagcagggaaggggcagagagagagggagacacagaatctgaagcaggctccaggctctgggctgtcagcacagagcccgatgcggggctggaactcacaaactgcgagatcatgacctgagctgcagttggatgctcaaccaactgagccacccaggcacccccaaaaaagtaCAGTATAAaggtacttctctttttttttttttaattttttttaatgtttatttatttttgagacagagacagagcatgaatgggggagggtcagagagagagggagacacagaatccgaagcaggctccaggctctgagctgtcagcacagagcccgatgcggggctcgaactcacggacagcgagatcatgacctgagccgaagtcggacgctcaaccgactgagccacccaggcgccccaaggtactTTCTCTTAATCTTAGTATTTTCCCTATCTTATTTTACTGCAAGAATAcggtatataatacatgtaacatacaaaatgtgtgttaattgactatttattcgtaaggcttctggtcaacagtaggctattagtagttcagttttgggggattcaaaagttatatgtggggGGCCGGTGAACACATGTTCAGGGGTCAGTTATTTAAAGTCCATATAATTATGAGTAGAGGATGAGAAGTATCAAACAATGCTACATACTGTGCTGAAAATCAGTCCTGTGGCCTTATAGTGCAGTAATTTTGTTGTGAGATAAAATGCTAATCCCTTTCAGTTCTCAGGGGAGTACAGTTTAATTAGATGTTGTACTTCTGTTGGATAACCTGTTATGGGACAAGCTTGGTGACTCCTGACATAATTAAACACACAGCGATAACAAAACACATAGCCAGAGGTGGCAAGAACAGTATCATTCACCCGGGTTTTACGACACAGTGGGCACACAGTCTTCATTTTGGGTAACAGAGGAGAATCAGAATTGTAGTCCAGGTGTACAGGTGGTGGCGGAGTAGGTAGGGCAGTCAGCGATTTGACGGTTTCTTGATTTTCAGATGAGTACCACCACTCAAGGAATTGCAGAAAGAATACTCCCACAGAAAGGCCAGTAGAGAGGGATAAGGCAGCACCTCCCACAGCTTTCTTCAGAGCTGACTTTATCTTCTCACCAACACTGGTGGGAGAACAGAACGAGGAGACAAAAGGAGAAACTGCTTATGTAGGTATCATCACAGAATGGCTACTAAAATTATAGTTCTTACACTCTTCATCAGAATCACCGATTCAGTTTGGGGATTGAGTAGTTGCTAGATTGGCACTGTCTCCTTTAGTATCTGTtctaaatgatttcttttttctgaccTACAGTCTTTTGGGAGTATAGGAGCTAAACTTTGTATTTAATGACTAgggtcttctttgtttttgtgttttaagaaagaaattagactGATTAtatagattgtgtgtgtgtgtgtgtgtgtgtgtaaggtagTATATCCAGAAAAAGGAACAACGCTCTTAACAAAAAATAACTTAGCAATATTGAGGAATACATATTTGAACTTGTAGGACACCACAAACACTAACTAGAAGCAGTATAGCATTGTGGTTAAGACACAGTCTTGAGAACTGTTGATCGGGCTTGGATCTCAGTTCTGCCACCTTCCAGCCATGTGGCCTTGGCAAGGGACTTCAGTATCAGGGCTCAGTTTCCTTAGCTGTTAAATGGAACAATGGATTTATTTCATTTGGTTGTGATGAGGATTGAGGTAACGTACGTAAAGCAAacacctagcacagggcctgatgcacgCAGCAAGCGTGCACAAAAATGTAGCTAGTGTGATGAGGAAGTTTACCAGGATGGCCACTCTTGTTCTATGGACACGAGAATTTTTCTGTGTTTACAAAATACCTCAAAGTGAACCAAGGAAGGTGGATTTAATAAAATTGGTTCTGATTTTAGAATATGTTAATGAAATATTTGGGGGAATGTTAAAGCCTTACCTCCTGGCTGGTTGCTGCATCATGCTGACTTCAGCTGGTCTGTGCTCCAGAGCTTGTATATCCTGAACTGTAAGTCGACCTAACCGAACACCAGCCAGCCTCAGCAGTGGTGAGTGATGCTGAGCCTTTCCTAGGATGTATCGAAGTTGTTGTGCAAAAAACCAGCCTTCCCATGCCATGTTAACAAATGGGTAGGCTGCCAGGAAGGCTCTATAAAACTGTTTCCAACGGGAAGAAGGGGGATGAATAGAATATTCATCCTCTTCTCTCAGGCTAGAAACCAGCTTCTCAAGCTTCACTTTCAGGtagggaagaagaaccaggaacaTAATTGACTTCCAAAGCTGCTGCTTTGGGAGACCAGCACTGGCCAACCTCTGAAGCTTGTGTGTGTCCTCCATTACAATGCGCTTTAAGCCATAAAAATTTTCAGAGAATGAGGCACTGGTTTTGGACAAATAATGCTGCTGGAGCAGAAGATCTAGCAGGGTGAAGATTTCATCAAACCACCTCCAAAAGAAGCCATAGTGGGCAGGATTGGATTCTGCAAGAACCTAAagcaaagtaaattaataaaatgaaattcattccATTTCACAATTACTATGCATTGTATTTgcatttccccttttttcttctaaattctaTACTTTAGGCTTAAATGAGCACTTCTTTTGGGGTCTGCCCTATCCTCCCTGAAGTGCTGGGTTATTCAGTACAGGGCTCTACACATAACATGGACTCAATAACCGTTAAACCATAGGATGTGAATTATAATTATTGGTTTGGTTTTTACCCAGTCCCTAAAAACTCTCAGAGAATTGACACCTTACCTTGACCACATGCTGAAGAGCAGGTCTCACTGCTGTCATTAAACTCTCCTGTGCTACCACCTCAAAGATGGATGGCTGGTCATCCACCACAGAAGCAGTTGTGATGTGAGCCCCGTGCTCAGCCATAATTTCCCGTGTGCACTGGGTTTCACTTTGCCCACAAACTCTTTAGTAAGCATGAACTTGTTTTAGTTATCAAATAGGTGCTCAGTCTTAAAGGTAATCTTTCTGCAAGAGACCCAAAACTCCTCTTTCACGGAAGTGGGGGGAAAAGACCTCTTctggaggcagaagggaggggtCTCAAAAGGAGGTTAAGAACGAAGTTAAGGCCGACGCGGGTGGAAGTGGTGTGTGGGGTAGGGGTGACTTGTCAAATGCTGTACCTCACAGGGCAGAGCATGCCTATGGGGACAGGGATGGGCGAAGGAGTGATATCTTCTGGAGCTGCAGCCCTGGAGGCTGCGAATCAGGGACTCTAACTCGTGAGGGCTCAAGAGCCAGCTAGCTCTGAGGGGTTAGAGGTGCCAGTGCGGACTCGGTACGCGAAGACCGGCTCCAGCCGTTGGCTGCAAAGTACCCCCGCCAGGGACCGTCCTTGCGCGCTGACCCCCGGCGAGGCGCGAAGGACCCACGATTCCACGTTTGTAGAGAGGCCCCCGCTTTATGACAGGAGCCGCACCCGGAAATAGAAGCCGCTGGGGACTGGGATGGCTGGCGGACGGGAGGCGCTCTAGCGTGGCCGGAAACCGGAACGAGCAAACTCTATGACCCCACCGGAGCTTCCGCTTCCGCTTCCGCTCCCGCTGAAATTAAAGAAGTGACTTGGGGAGGCCTGGCTTGGAGTTGGGTTCTCAGCTCGATTTACTTTTCTTAGCTAGGTTTGCATCGCATCCCCAATGGGAAGCCACACCTCTGAATCTCTCTGCAGAGGTCTTTTTGGAAAGGTGTTTGGGGCGCCGCGCGACGTCTGGCACCCAGAGCCAGGAGTTCGAGCCTGCTGCTGAGGCCTGTGTTCCCTTGGGCGATTTAGTTAATAAGGGTGGGGGGACGAATGGGAATGTGGACACACGGAAGTTCTCTCTGTGTGCGCCGGGCGTGGTGGTTAATTTATAGTCGGCCCTCCCAGGAGGGATTTGCAGCTGGAGATAGAAGTCTTTAGCCTTATTGccgctaattaaaaaaaaagaaaagaaaagaaaaaagatgattaGAATGAGAAAGGTTCCTGATGTTCCTCAGAACTTGGAACGGTCACTTTCCATTCTAGCCGGTAGATTGACTGTCTTGTAGGCGTAGTTACGTTCAAGCATAACTAGGCACTTGCCACACTTGATGAAAATGGTTCCTACTCTCCTATACGGTTGGATGTGTCACAGCGATGTGAATACAGGACTAAGAGGAATCCTGATGAGTTGTAACTAGAATCAACTGGAGACGCTTGGAAGATGGCACTTTTCACTGTACACCAAACTTAGTGTAATTTACAATTAGCAAAGGGCTTTTACATCATATGCAACTTACCCTCTCTTGAGTTGCTTATTCACGTTTAACCATTCCTCTTTCTTCAACCCCTCTCCACTTCTGTGCTAAATATATAGGAATAGAATGTATTCACTGCTTTAGAGGACCTTGTGGTATAAAGATAATTGGTTTGCATAATGAGAACTCTCAAAAACAAGATTTGGGTTTAATTGTTTCAATAAAATATTGCAAGTTAACCTTAATTATAGTTCTAAAAGGTGTTTTTTACTCCACCAAATAACCTGCCAGCGAAAATCACATTGATACAAGATATTTTACCTTAGGGAATTTTAAGGACTAGAGATAATGTATCTGTATAAAGCACCCGACACGTATTAGGTGTTCTAACAATGGTAGCCCTTATTTGCaggcttctcttttttcttttcttttaagtttgtttattttgaaagagagggagggagagagagaatcccaagtaggctccacacttttagcacagagcccgaagcagggctcgatctcacgaaccaagagatcatgtcttgagccaaaatcaagagtcaggtgcttaaccgactgagccaccca contains:
- the PEX12 gene encoding peroxisome assembly protein 12; protein product: MAEHGAHITTASVVDDQPSIFEVVAQESLMTAVRPALQHVVKVLAESNPAHYGFFWRWFDEIFTLLDLLLQQHYLSKTSASFSENFYGLKRIVMEDTHKLQRLASAGLPKQQLWKSIMFLVLLPYLKVKLEKLVSSLREEDEYSIHPPSSRWKQFYRAFLAAYPFVNMAWEGWFFAQQLRYILGKAQHHSPLLRLAGVRLGRLTVQDIQALEHRPAEVSMMQQPARSVGEKIKSALKKAVGGAALSLSTGLSVGVFFLQFLEWWYSSENQETVKSLTALPTPPPPVHLDYNSDSPLLPKMKTVCPLCRKTRVNDTVLATSGYVFCYRCVFNYVRSHQACPITGYPTEVQHLIKLYSPEN